One Cucumis sativus cultivar 9930 chromosome 1, Cucumber_9930_V3, whole genome shotgun sequence DNA segment encodes these proteins:
- the LOC101202988 gene encoding elongation factor Tu, chloroplastic, which translates to MAAISLASVSTSSKLVFPHPSSSSSSPSSSSSSSSLSSTLFSKPSSNLSSSFLNSSSIRPLSFSSPSVSRPRSLTIRAARGKFERKKPHVNIGTIGHVDHGKTTLTAALTMALSKAPKKYDEIDAAPEERARGITINTATVEYETENRHYAHVDCPGHADYVKNMITGAAQMDGAILVVSGADGPMPQTKEHILLAKQVGVPNMVVFLNKKDQVDDEELLELVELEMRELLSSYEFPGDDVPIIAGSALLALEALMANNNIARGENEWVDKIFELMDAVDSYIPIPERQTDLPFLLAVEDVFSITGRGTVATGRVERGTVRVGETVDIVGLRETRNTTVTGVEMFQKILDEALAGDNVGLLLRGVQKADIQRGMVLAKPGTITPHTKFSAVVYVLKKEEGGRHSPFFAGYRPQFYMRTTDVTGKVSSIMNDKDEESKMVMPGDRVKMVVELIMPVACEQGMRFAIREGGKTVGAGVIQSIIE; encoded by the coding sequence ATGGCGGCCATTTCCTTAGCTTCCGTTTCCACTTCTTCTAAGCTTGTTTTCCCTCACccttcttcgtcttcttcttctccttcgtcttcttcttcttcttcttccctttcttctaCCCTTTTCTCCAAACCCTCTTCCAacctttcttcctctttcttgaACTCTTCTTCAATTCGTcctctctccttctcttccCCTTCTGTAAGCCGTCCTCGTTCCTTAACAATTCGTGCCGCTCGTGGGAAATTTGAGAGGAAGAAACCCCATGTCAATATTGGGACAATTGGCCATGTTGACCATGGTAAAACCACTCTCACTGCTGCTTTAACCATGGCTTTAAGCAAAGCCCCAAAGAAATACGATGAGATTGACGCTGCCCCAGAAGAACGAGCTCGTGGTATTACGATTAATACAGCTACTGTTGAGTACGAGACTGAGAATCGACATTATGCTCATGTTGACTGTCCTGGACATGCTGATTATGTGAAGAATATGATTACTGGTGCTGCTCAAATGGATGGAGCGATTTTGGTTGTTTCTGGTGCTGATGGTCCAATGCCACAGACGAAGGAGCATATTCTGTTGGCTAAGCAAGTGGGTGTTCCTAATATGGTGGTGTTTTTGAACAAGAAGGATCAGGTTGATGATGAGGAGCTTTTGGAGCTTGTGGAGTTGGAGATGCGTGAGTTGCTTTCTTCTTACGAATTCCCAGGTGATGATGTTCCAATTATTGCTGGTTCTGCTTTGTTAGCTTTGGAAGCTTTAATGGCTAACAATAACATAGCTAGAGGTGAAAATGAATGGGTGGATAAAATTTTTGAACTAATGGATGCTGTTGATAGTTATATACCAATACCTGAAAGACAAACAGATCTTCCGTTTTTGCTTGCTGTTGAAGATGTGTTCTCTATTACGGGTCGTGGTACTGTCGCTACAGGGCGTGTTGAAAGAGGAACCGTTAGAGTGGGAGAGACAGTGGATATTGTGGGATTGAGGGAAACTAGAAACACAACTGTAACAGGGGTGGAAATGTTTCAAAAGATTCTTGATGAGGCTTTGGCTGGGGATAATGTTGGGTTGTTGCTTCGAGGTGTTCAGAAGGCTGATATCCAAAGAGGGATGGTCTTAGCCAAGCCTGGCACTATCACCCCACATACCAAGTTTAGTGCAGTTGTGTATGTGTTGAAGAAGGAAGAGGGTGGTAGACATTCACCCTTTTTTGCTGGTTACAGACCGCAATTCTATATGAGGACGACTGATGTCACTGGCAAGGTGTCTTCAATTATGAACGACAAGGACGAGGAGTCGAAAATGGTTATGCCAGGAGACCGAGTGAAAATGGTTGTGGAACTGATTATGCCTGTGGCTTGTGAACAAGGAATGAGGTTTGCTATCAGAGAAGGTGGAAAGACTGTTGGTGCTGGTGTGATTCAATCAATTATCGAGTGA
- the LOC101203222 gene encoding cytochrome P450 71A22 encodes MNTFLLHLLPPSLQLSLYSISFTAFILLLIFLLQKRLLSSSQSSPPSPPAKIPIFGHLLSLGSLPHLTLQNYARLHGPLFLLRLGSVPTLVVSSSELARDIMKTHDLIFANRPKSSISDKLLYGSRDVAASPYGEYWRQMKSVCVLHMLSNKRVQSFRCVREEEVKLMIEKIEQNPVGVNLTEILSGLTNDVVCRVGLGRKYRVGEDGVKFMSLLKKFGELLGSFSVRDFIPWLGWIDWISGLDGKANRIAKELDEFFDRVIEDHMNPENKEMRNFDEQKDLVDVLLWIQRENSIGFPLEMESIKALILDMFAAGTDTTYTVLEWAMSELLKHPEVMKKLKNEIREIKGEHKGSYVNEDDLNKMVYLKAVFKETLRLHTPIPLLVPRESIKPVKLGGYDIKPGTRVMINAWTIGRDPKVWEEAEKFQPERFMNSSIDFKGQDFELIPFGAGRRGCPGIMFAAMVSEITLANLVHKFEWILPNGEDLDMTGAFGLSIHRKFPLVATAIPC; translated from the exons atgaacacttttcttcttcatcttcttcctccttctCTTCAACTCTCACTATATTCAATTTCCTTCACTGCTTTCATCCTCCTCCTCATCTTCCTCCTCCAGAAACGCCTTCTCTCCTCTTCACAATCTTCACCTCCATCTCCACCAGCAAAGATTCCAATCTTCGGCCATCTTCTCAGTCTCGGCTCCCTTCCCCATCTCACTCTCCAAAACTACGCTCGTCTCCATGGTCCTTTATTTCTCCTCCGCCTCGGCTCTGTTCCCACCCTCGTCGTTTCTTCCTCCGAACTCGCTCGCGATATCATGAAAACCCACGATCTCATCTTTGCAAACAGACCCAAATCAAGCATTAGCGACAAACTTCTCTACGGTTCCAGAGACGTCGCCGCTTCCCCTTACGGGGAGTACTGGCGACAGATGAAAAGCGTTTGCGTTCTTCATATGTTGAGCAACAAAAGGGTTCAATCCTTTCGTTGTGTAAGAGAAGAAGAGGTTAAATTGATGATTGAGAAGATTGAGCAGAACCCAGTTGGGGTGAATTTGACTGAGATTTTGTCTGGGTTGACGAACGATGTGGTTTGCAGAGTGGGTTTAGGGAGGAAATACAGAGTGGGAGAAGATGGAGTGAAGTTCATGAGtttgttaaagaaatttgGGGAATTATTGGGGAGTTTTAGTGTACGAGATTTCATTCCTTGGTTGGGTTGGATCGATTGGATTTCTGGGTTGGATGGTAAAGCAAACAGAATAGCGAAAGAGTTGGATGAGTTCTTTGACAGAGTGATTGAAGATCATATGAATCCAGAAAACAAAGAGATGAGGAATTTTGATGAGCAGAAGGATTTGGTTGATGTTTTGCTTTGGATACAGAGAGAAAACTCCATTGGTTTCCCCCTTGAGATGGAGAGCATCAAAGCTCTAATCTTG GACATGTTTGCAGCAGGAACAGACACAACTTACACAGTATTGGAATGGGCAATGTCAGAACTATTGAAACACCCAGAAGTCATGAAGAAACTGAAGAATGAAATCAGAGAAATAAAAGGTGAACACAAAGGAAGCTATGTAAATGAGGATGATCTAAACAAGATGGTATATCTTAAGGCAGTATTCAAAGAAACATTACGACTACACACACCCATCCCTCTTCTTGTCCCAAGAGAATCAATCAAACCAGTAAAATTAGGAGGGTACGATATCAAACCTGGAACTCGAGTTATGATCAATGCATGGACAATCGGGAGAGACCCAAAAGTATGGGAAGAAGCAGAGAAATTTCAACCAGAAAGATTCATGAACAGTTCGATAGATTTCAAAGGTCAAGATTTTGAGTTGATCCCATTTGGTGCAGGAAGAAGAGGATGTCCTGGAATTATGTTTGCAGCTATGGTTAGTGAGATAACTTTAGCAAATTTGGTGCATAAGTTTGAATGGATTTTGCCTAATGGGGAGGATTTGGACATGACAGGAGCCTTTGGGTTATCCATTCATAGAAAGTTTCCACTTGTGGCTACAGCAATTCCTTGTTAG
- the LOC101203711 gene encoding U-box domain-containing protein 52 — translation MEEEFQGRATELQLQCYSARIMSPEIVEIGDESKTIISSRDGGATDVYVAVGKDDIDVLKWALDHAVSPGCCVFLLHVFPPLTYIPTPVGRLARSQLSQEQLRVYINEENNRRRNLLQKYIRLCTDAKVTVDTLLLESNTTAKAILQLIPVLNITNLVIGTKKPLSSKLLGKRMTKGEFVKKNAPEYCEVTVVYEGKKVNECQQEMGLLPSSKDSGLRQQRSGKNLFECVCLSSKSSCD, via the exons ATGGAAGAAGAGTTTCAAGGGAGAGCAACAGAGTTACAACTGCAATGCTACAGTGCAAGGATTATGTCCCCAGAGATTGTCGAGATTGGAGACGAAAGTAAGACGATTATCAGTAGCAGAGACGGCGGTGCAACCGATGTTTACGTTGCCGTCGGTAAAGATGATATAGATGTGCTTAAATGGGCCCTTGATCATGCTGTCTCACCTGGTTGTTGTGTCTTTCTTCTCCATGTTTTTCCTCCTCTCACCTACATCCCAACACCAG TTGGAAGATTAGCAAGAAGCCAATTGAGCCAAGAACAGTTGAGAGTGTATATCAATGAAGAAAACAACAGAAGGAGAAATCTACTGCAAAAGTACATCCGCTTATGCACTGATGCCAAG GTGACAGTGGACACATTGCTTCTAGAGAGCAACACAACAGCCAAAGCAATCCTTCAACTAATTCCAGTGCTCAATATCACTAATTTGGTCATAGGGACCAAAAAGCCACTTTCCTCAAA GCTACTGGGAAAAAGAATGACCAAAGGAGAGTTTGTGAAAAAGAATGCACCAGAATATTGTGAGGTTACTGTTGTTTATGAAGGGAAGAAAGTGAATGAGTGTCAACAGGAAATGGGGTTGCTTCCTTCTTCTAAAGACTCTGGTCTTCGACAGCAGCGGTCTGGGAAGAACTTGTTCGAGTGCGTTTGCTTGTCGAGTAAATCGAGTTGCGATTAA
- the LOC101203461 gene encoding L-type lectin-domain containing receptor kinase S.1 yields MEPRRRRRPPLLLLLLQLCIFFLFFFSSYAVDFFFNSFSNESNGTDFILISDARFDSPVIRLNNDSNQNSIGRVFYHTKLTMKPTSNFSKISSFSTSFVFSILLEDATSPGFGLAFVLSNSTSPPGVIAGQYFGLFTNSTTHVVAPLLAVEFDTGRNTEFNDPDDSHIGIDLNSVLSSKIHGAGYFGSNGQFIPIQMRNGQNLRAWIEFDGANFEINVTIAPIGIPRPSIPTLSFRDPLIANYVSTEMFVGFSASKTKWVEAQRILAWSFSDTGVARDINTTNFPVFMRESPPSPLSPGSVAGIVIGCVLFVIIVSGFGFFWYWRKNRAKEEDEEIEDWELEYWPHRFSNEELSQATDKFSEENLLGSGGFGRVFKGTLPNHTEIAVKCVNHDSKQGLKEFMAEISSMGRLQHKNLVQMRGWCRKKNELMLVYDYMPNGSLNRWIFDKPTTLLSWKQRRRVLGDVAEGLNYLHHGWDQVVIHRDIKSSNVLLDSEMRGRVGDFGLAKLYQHGETPNTTRIVGTLGYLAPEIATVATPTAASDVYSFGVVVLEVVCGRRPIELAAEEEEMVLIDWVRDLYSAGRLIAAADSRIREEYETEEIELMLKLGLACCHPNPERRPTMREVVAVLIGEQPSAESVELLSGLAGGMVDDTRNVDI; encoded by the coding sequence ATGGAACCACGACGTCGACGCCGTCCTCCCTTACTTCTACTTCTACTTCAGCTTTgtatcttctttctcttcttcttttcttcttatgcAGTcgatttcttcttcaattcctTCTCAAACGAATCGAATGGCACTGATTTCATTCTCATTAGCGACGCCAGGTTCGATTCCCCTGTAATCCGCCTCAACAACGACTCAAACCAGAATTCAATCGGTCGTGTTTTCTATCACACGAAGCTAACTATGAAACCCACTTCGAATTTCTCAAagatttcttccttttcaacttcttttgtGTTCTCGATCTTGCTGGAAGACGCTACTAGTCCAGGCTTCGGTTTGGCCTTCGTTCTTTCCAATTCTACTTCCCCTCCCGGTGTCATCGCCGGCCAATACTTTGGTCTCTTTACTAATTCAACAACCCACGTCGTTGCTCCACTTCTCGCCGTCGAATTCGACACTGGCCGAAACACGGAGTTCAACGACCCAGATGATAGTCACATCGGAATCGATTTGAACAGTGTGTTGTCGAGTAAAATACACGGCGCTGGGTATTTTGGTTCCAATGGGCAATTTATTCCGATTCAGATGAGAAATGGGCAAAACCTTCGCGCTTGGATCGAATTCGATGGAGCAAATTTCGAAATTAATGTCACAATCGCCCCAATTGGAATTCCTCGTCCTTCGATACCCACTTTGAGTTTTAGAGATCCTTTAATTGCAAATTATGTATCGACTGAAATGTTTGTGGGATTTTCAGCATCGAAGACAAAATGGGTTGAGGCGCAAAGGATTTTAGCTTGGAGTTTTAGTGACACTGGGGTTGCTAGAGACATTAACACCACAAATTTCCCTGTGTTTATGAGAGAATCACCACCATCTCCTTTGTCGCCAGGATCGGTTGCCGGTATTGTAATTGGCTGTGTTCTGTTTGTGATCATAGTTTCTGGGTTTGGATTTTTTTGGTACTGGCGAAAGAACAgagcaaaagaagaagacgaagaaatTGAGGATTGGGAACTTGAATATTGGCCTCATAGATTCTCCAACGAGGAGCTTTCACAAGCTACTGATAAATTTTCCGAAGAAAATCTGTTGGGATCCGGCGGATTTGGAAGGGTATTCAAAGGAACTTTACCAAACCACACGGAAATCGCCGTTAAATGTGTAAATCACGATTCAAAACAGGGGTTAAAGGAATTCATGGCAGAAATCTCAAGTATGGGTAGGCTTCAACATAAGAATCTAGTTCAAATGCGAGGATGGTGtcgaaaaaaaaatgaattaatgtTGGTTTATGATTATATGCCGAATGGAAGTCTTAATCGGTGGATATTTGACAAGCCCACAACGTTACTCAGCTGGAAGCAGCGACGCCGTGTACTCGGCGACGTTGCGGAAGGTTTGAACTATCTCCATCATGGTTGGGATCAGGTGGTGATTCACAGAGACATAAAATCGAGCAACGTGTTGTTAGATTCAGAAATGAGAGGCAGAGTCGGCGATTTTGGGCTGGCGAAGTTATACCAACACGGCGAAACTCCGAACACCACTCGAATTGTTGGGACTTTGGGGTATTTGGCGCCAGAGATTGCGACGGTGGCTACTCCAACAGCGGCTAGCGATGTTTATAGTTTTGGGGTTGTGGTTCTTGAAGTTGTGTGTGGGCGACGGCCGATTGAGTTGGCAgcggaggaagaagaaatggtgCTTATTGATTGGGTGAGAGATCTTTACTCTGCCGGCCGGTTGATTGCGGCGGCAGACTCGAGAATCAGAGAAGAGTATGAGACTGAAGAGATTGAATTGATGTTAAAGCTTGGTTTAGCTTGTTGTCATCCGAACCCTGAACGCCGGCCTACAATGAGAGAGGTGGTGGCAGTTTTGATCGGAGAACAGCCATCAGCGGAGTCGGTTGAGCTTTTATCAGGATTGGCCGGTGGCATGGTTGACGACACTCGAAATGTTGATATTTGA
- the LOC101223021 gene encoding serine/threonine-protein kinase STY13: MEAGSRFYSATDEFRLEAKWLVDPKHLFVGPRIGEGAHAKVYEGKYKNQTVAIKIVHKGETVDEVAKKEARFAREVAMLSRVQHKNLVKFIGACKEPVMVIVTELLLGGTLRKYLLNMRPRCLDTRVAVGFALDIARAMECLHSHGIIHRDLKPENLLLTADHKTVKLADFGLAREESLTEMMTAETGTYRWMAPELYSTVTLRQGEKKHYNHKVDAYSFAIVLWELLHNKLPFEGMSNLQAAYAAAFKNVRPSAENLPEELAIILTSCWQEDANARPNFSQIIQMLLNYLYTISPPEPVIPSRIFTSENTVFPPESPGTSSLMAVRDDSGDTPKAKMENNPRGCFFCSNDCY; the protein is encoded by the exons ATGGAAGCTGGGAGTAGATTTTACTCTGCTACAGATGAGTTCAGATTGGAAGCCAAATGGTTGGTTGATCCCAAACATCTATTTGTTGGACCTAGAATTGGAGAGGGAGCCCATGCCAAAGTTTACGAGGGCAA ATATAAGAACCAGACTGTTGCTATCAAAATTGTTCATAAAGGGGAAACAGTTGATGAGGTTGCAAAGAAAGAGGCTCGGTTTGCTCGTGAGGTTGCAATGTTGTCCAGAGTACAACATAAAAATCTTGTCAAG TTTATTGGTGCCTGCAAGGAGCCTGTAATGGTGATAGTAACCGAACTTTTATTAGGAGGGACCTTACGAAAGTACCTGCTCAACATGCGCCCACGGTGCTTGGACACACGTGTGGCAGTTGGTTTTGCACTTGATATTGCTCGTGCTATGGAATGCCTTCACTCACATGGCATCATACACCGTGATTTGAAGCCTG AGAACCTTCTGTTGACAGCAGACCACAAAACAGTTAAATTAGCTGATTTTGGTTTGGCAAGAGAAGAGTCGTTGACGGAGATGATGACTGCAGAGACAGGAACCTACCGTTGGATGGCTCCAGAG TTGTACAGCACTGTTACCCTAAGGCAAGGGGAGAAGAAACACTACAACCATAAAGTGGATGCCTATAGCTTTGCTATTGTGTTATGGGAACTGCTGCACAACAAGTTGCCATTTGAAGGCATGTCAAATCTTCAAGCAGCATATGCAGCTGCTTTTAAG AATGTAAGGCCTAGCGCAGAGAATCTTCCCGAGGAACTGGCTATCATTCTAACATCATGCTGGCAAGAGGATGCAAATGCTCGTCCAAATTTCTCCCAAATTATCCAAATGTTACTTAATTACCTTTATACTATTTCACCCCCTGAACCGGTGATTCCTTCCCGAATTTTCACTTCTGAGAACACGGTTTTTCCTCCTGAATCTCCTGGAACAAGCTCGCTGATGGCAGTCCGTGACGATTCAGGGGACACTCCCAAAgctaaaatggaaaataatcCCAGAGGTTGTTTCTTCTGCTCCAATGACTGTTACTAA
- the LOC101205179 gene encoding pentatricopeptide repeat-containing protein At1g08070, chloroplastic: MASIVGCLPNISLTSITQFPENPKSLILQQCKTPKDLQQVHAHLLKTRRLLDPIITEAVLESAALLLPDTIDYALSIFNHIDKPESSAYNVMIRGLAFKRSPDNALLLFKKMHEKSVQHDKFTFSSVLKACSRMKALREGEQVHALILKSGFKSNEFVENTLIQMYANCGQIGVARHVFDGMPERSIVAWNSMLSGYTKNGLWDEVVKLFRKILELRIEFDDVTMISVLMACGRLANLEIGELIGEYIVSKGLRRNNTLTTSLIDMYAKCGQVDTARKLFDEMDKRDVVAWSAMISGYAQADRCKEALNLFHEMQKGNVYPNEVTMVSVLYSCAMLGAYETGKWVHFYIKKKKMKLTVTLGTQLIDFYAKCGYIDRSVEVFKEMSFKNVFTWTALIQGLANNGEGKMALEFFSSMLENDVKPNDVTFIGVLSACSHACLVDQGRHLFNSMRRDFDIEPRIEHYGCMVDILGRAGFLEEAYQFIDNMPFPPNAVVWRTLLASCRAHKNIEMAEKSLEHITRLEPAHSGDYILLSNTYALVGRVEDAIRVRSLIKEKEIKKIPGCSLIELDGVVHEFFSEDGEHKHSKEIHDALDKMMKQIKRLGYVPNTDDARLEAEEESKETSVSHHSEKLAIAYGLIRTSPRTTIRISKNLRMCRDCHNATKFISQVFERMIIVRDRNRFHHFKDGLCSCNDYW; the protein is encoded by the coding sequence ATGGCGTCGATAGTCGGTTGCCTTCCCAATATATCTCTGACTTCCATAACCCAGTTCCCTGAAAACCCAAAATCTTTGATTCTTCAGCAATGCAAAACTCCAAAAGACCTCCAGCAAGTTCACGCTCACCTTCTCAAAACTCGCCGTCTCCTCGACCCCATCATTACAGAAGCCGTTCTCGAGTCCGCAGCTTTACTCCTTCCCGACACCATAGATTATGCCCTTTCCATTTTCAACCATATCGACAAACCCGAATCGTCGGCTTACAATGTTATGATCAGGGGCCTTGCTTTCAAGCGATCGCCTGATAATGCCCTTCTCTTGTTCAAGAAAATGCATGAAAAGTCAGTTCAGCATGACAAATTCACTTTCTCCTCTGTCTTAAAGGCTTGCTCTAGAATGAAAGCGCTGAGGGAAGGCGAACAGGTCCACGCGTTGATTCTGAAATCTGGGTTCAAATCAAATGAGTTTGTCGAGAATACTTTGATTCAGATGTATGCGAATTGTGGACAAATTGGGGTTGCACGTCATGTGTTTGATGGAATGCCGGAAAGAAGCATAGTTGCGTGGAATTCGATGTTGTCTGGTTATACGAAAAATGGGCTTTGGGATGAGGTCGTGAAGCTTTTTCGAAAAATTTTGGAACTGCGTATTGAATTTGATGATGTTACAATGATTAGTGTATTGATGGCTTGTGGAAGATTAGCGAATCTGGAAATAGGGGAGTTGATTGGTGAGTATATTGTGTCAAAAGGGCTAAGACGAAACAATACTCTAACGACTTCGCTGATTGATATGTATGCCAAATGTGGTCAAGTTGATACCGCTAGAAAGTTGTTCGATGAAATGGATAAAAGAGATGTTGTTGCTTGGAGTGCAATGATCTCGGGGTATGCTCAAGCTGATCGATGTAAAGAAGCTCTTAATCTGTTCCATGAGATGCAGAAGGGAAATGTATATCCAAACGAGGTAACAATGGTCAGTGTTCTCTATTCGTGCGCTATGCTTGGAGCATACGAAACAGGTAAGTGGGTTCATTTCTAcatcaaaaagaagaagatgaagctCACGGTTACTCTTGGAACTCAGCTGATAGATTTTTATGCTAAATGTGGGTATATAGATAGATCAGTTGAAGTTTTCAAGGAAATGTCTTTCAAGAATGTGTTCACATGGACAGCATTAATTCAAGGTCTTGCCAATAATGGAGAAGGGAAAATGGCTCTGGAATTCTTTTCCTCGATGCTAGAGAATGATGTAAAGCCAAATGATGTAACTTTCATTGGCGTTCTGTCTGCTTGTAGCCACGCTTGTCTGGTTGATCAAGGTCGACATCTTTTCAATAGCATGAGAAGAGATTTTGATATTGAGCCAAGGATTGAGCATTATGGTTGCATGGTTGATATACTTGGACGTGCTGGGTTTCTTGAAGAAGCCTATCAGTTCATAGATAACATGCCCTTCCCTCCCAATGCTGTTGTTTGGAGAACACTATTGGCTTCATGTAGAGCTCATAAAAACATTGAAATGGCAGAAAAATCATTGGAACACATAACTCGATTGGAGCCTGCTCACAGTGGAGATTACATTCTTCTGTCAAATACTTATGCATTGGTTGGTAGGGTTGAGGATGCAATCAGGGTAAGATCTTTGATAAAAGAGAAGGAGATTAAGAAGATTCCAGGTTGTAGTTTGATTGAGCTCGATGGTGTTGTACATGAGTTTTTTTCAGAAGATGGAGAACATAAGCACTCCAAGGAAATACATGACGCGTTAGATAAAATGATGAAGCAGATCAAGAGGCTCGGATATGTGCCCAACACAGACGATGCTAGACTGGAGGCTGAGGAAGAGAGCAAAGAAACTTCAGTGTCGCATCATAGTGAGAAGCTTGCTATTGCTTATGGTCTGATCCGAACGTCTCCTCGAACCACTATTAGAATTTCAAAAAACCTTAGGATGTGTAGGGACTGCCATAATGCAACGAAGTTTATATCACAAGTCTTTGAAAGAATGATTATTGTTAGGGATCGGAACCgttttcatcattttaaaGATGGCCTTTGCTCCTGTAATGACTATTGGTGA
- the LOC101202749 gene encoding pentatricopeptide repeat-containing protein At3g48250, chloroplastic, with protein MTRRNAIFTSLRLANSFFSTRSRYPQVTRFSPSSYVSHQSLVSHFTINHPVLFFSSNPQSLLQLVSTNDWSEMLETELETLNPTLTHETVVYVLKRLDKQPQKASEFFNWASGKNGSTQSSSIYSMLLRIFVQNESMKLFWITLRLMKERGFYLDEETYKTILGVLRKSKKAADATGLTHFYNRMLQQNAMDSVVQKVVDIVLGSDWSNDVPGKLEELGIALSDNFVIRVLKELRNSPLKALSFFHWVGCRPDYDHNTVSYNAIARVLGRDDSIEAFWGVIEEMKHANHEIDIDTYIKISRQFQKSKMMGEAVKLYELMMDGPYKPSLQDCSVLLRTIAASDNPDLSLVYRVAKKFEATGYSLSKAMYDGIHRSLTSTGKFDDAENIVKSMRNAGYEPDNVTYSQLVFGLCKARRLEEARKVLDEMEAQGCIPDIKTWTILIQGHCNANELDIALVCFAKMIEKNCDPDADLLDVLISGFLNQKKLNGAYQLLIELTNKAHVRPWQATYKQLIKNLLEVRKLEEAIALLRLMKKQNYPPFPEPFVQYISKFGTVQDADDFLKVLSSKEYPSVSAYLHIFNSFFNEGRYSEAKDLLFKCPHHIRKHNEVCKLFGSAESNTTAATQSSSNPIET; from the coding sequence ATGACGAGGAGAAACGCAATTTTCACTTCCCTCAGATTGGCAAATTCCTTCTTTTCGACTCGGTCTCGATATCCCCAGGTGACTCGGTTTTCACCTTCTTCTTATGTTTCTCATCAGTCCCTCGTCTCCCATTTCACAATCAACCATCCTGTTCTGTTTTTCTCGTCGAACCCCCAATCGCTTCTCCAGCTTGTTTCGACCAACGATTGGTCGGAAATGTTAGAAACTGAATTAGAGACTTTAAACCCTACGCTCACACACGAAACTGTTGTCTATGTTTTGAAAAGACTTGACAAACAACCCCAAAAGGCCTCTGAGTTCTTCAACTGGGCTTCTGGGAAGAATGGGTCTACTCAAAGTTCTTCCATTTATAGCATGTTGCTTAGGATTTTTGTTCAGAATGAGTCCATGAAATTGTTCTGGATTACGTTAAGGTTAATGAAAGAACGAGGGTTTTACCTAGATGAGGAAACTTATAAGACCATTTTAGGGGTTTTGAGAAAGTCGAAGAAGGCTGCAGATGCCACGGGTTTGACTCATTTTTACAATCGAATGCTTCAACAAAATGCCATGGACAGTGTGGTGCAGAAGGTGGTTGATATTGTTTTAGGATCTGATTGGAGTAATGATGTTCCTGGAAAACTTGAGGAGCTTGGTATTGCGTTATCAGATAACTTTGTAATTAGAGTGTTGAAGGAACTTCGAAATTCTCCACTGAAAGCCTTGAGTTTTTTTCATTGGGTTGGTTGTAGGCCGGATTATGATCATAACACAGTTTCATACAATGCAATTGCTAGGGTTCTTGGACGGGATGACTCCATCGAGGCTTTTTGGGGCGTGATTGAAGAAATGAAGCATGCTAATCATGAAATTGACATCGACACTTACATAAAGATCTCCAGGCAGTTTCAGAAGAGCAAGATGATGGGTGAGGCTGTCAAGCTTTATGAGCTTATGATGGATGGGCCATACAAGCCCTCGTTGCAGGATTGCAGCGTTCTTTTGCGGACCATCGCTGCTAGTGACAATCCAGATTTGAGCTTGGTTTACAGAGTGGCCAAGAAATTCGAGGCTACAGGGTACAGTCTCTCCAAAGCTATGTACGACGGAATCCATAGGTCATTGACAAGCACAGGAAAGTTTGATGATGCGGAGAATATCGTGAAGTCCATGAGAAATGCAGGATATGAACCTGATAATGTTACATACAGTCAGCTGGTATTTGGACTTTGCAAGGCTAGGAGACTTGAGGAAGCCCGTAAAGTGCTGGATGAGATGGAAGCACAAGGATGTATTCCTGATATCAAGACTTGGACTATTTTAATTCAAGGACATTGTAATGCCAATGAACTTGACATTGCTTTAGTTTGTTTTGCAAAGATGATAGAGAAGAACTGTGATCCAGATGCTGATCTTTTGGATGTGTTGATTAGTGGTTTCCTTAACCAGAAAAAGTTAAATGGTGCATATCAGTTGCTGATTGAGTTGACAAATAAGGCTCATGTAAGACCATGGCAGGCAACATATAAAcagttaattaaaaatcttttggAAGTTAGGAAACTTGAGGAAGCCATTGCCCTCCTTCGTTtaatgaagaaacaaaattaccCACCTTTTCCAGAACCCTTTGTTCAATATATCTCCAAGTTTGGTACTGTGCAGGATGCTGATGATTTTCTGAAGGTTCTTAGTTCAAAAGAATATCCTTCCGTGTCTGCTtatcttcatatttttaattcattttttaatgaagGCAGATATTCTGAGGCCAAAGATCTGCTCTTCAAATGCCCACATCACATTCGAAAGCATAACGAAGTTTGTAAGCTCTTTGGATCTGCAGAAAGCAATACCACTGCTGCTACTCAATCTTCCTCCAATCCGATTGAAACTTAA